The DNA region TTGCTCACCCATCGCGACCAGTTCGAGGCCGTTCGCGCCGACCGCTCGTTGCTCCCGCAGGCCATCGAGGAAGCTGTGCGCTGGGATGCGCCGCTGCTCAACATCACCCGTGTCGCCACCCGTGACACTGAACTGGCCGGGGTGCCCATTCCCCAGGGGTCGTCGGTCATGCCGATGCTCGGTGCGGCCAACCGGCAGGAAGACCGGTACGCCAACCCCGACAACTTCGATATCTTCCGGCAGGCGAAGGTGCCGATCAGCTGGGGGCACGGCGTGCACGTGTGTCTGGGCATGCACCTCGCGCGCCTCGAGATGCGAACCGCCTTCAACTTGCTGGTCGACCGGCTGCCCGATCTGCGCCTCGACCCCGATGCCGACGATCCGCACATCCGTGGCATGGTCTTCCGCTCACCGACGTCACTGCCGGTCCTGTTTGATCCGGCCTGAGCGCCGCCGACCACCACCCGTGTTCATTGAGAGGAATGACGAGAAGCACATGACAGACACCGACTTCGACACGGCTGATTTCTTCACTGATGAATCGCTGGTCCCGAATCCGTACCCGTACTTCGATCACCTCCGCTCGAAGTGCCCGGTGACCGAGGCGACCCCGTTCAAGGTGATGGCAGTCACCGGCTACGAAGAGGCTGTCTCGGTCTACAAGAACCCGGCGTTCTCGTCCTGCAACTCACTGGCGGGTCCGTTCTCGGGCCTGCCTTTCGGACCGGGCGATGCCGACGACGTCACGGATCTCATCGAGGAGCATCGCCACATCGCCCCGATGGCCGAGCACATCTCGAACCAGGACCCGCCATTGCACGCTCGGACGAGAAGCCTGATGAACAAGCTGATCACCCCGAAGCGCCTCAAAGAGAACGAAGAGTTCATGTGGCGACTGGCCGACGAACAGCTCGACACGTTCATCGAACGAGGCAGCTGCGAGTTCCTCGCCGACTACGCGAAGCCTTTCTCGCTGCTGGTCATCGCCGACCTGCTCGGGGTCCCGCAGGAGGATCACCAGGAGTTCCAGGTGCATTTCGGGACCCAGATCGCCGGTGAGCTCGGTGAGGGGACCACCGAGCTCAACCCTCTGGAGTGGCTGAACGAGAAGTTCTACGCCTACATCGAAGATCGCAGACGCTCGCCGCGCCAGGATGTGCTGACCGAACTGGCCGAAGCCAAGTACGACGACGGGTCGACGCCCGAGATCGAGGACGTCATGAACCTGTCGACGTTCCTTTTCGCCGCAGGCACCGAGACCACGACCAAGCTCACCAGCGCGGCGGTTCGTGTGCTGGGTGAGGATCCGCAACTGCAGGCGACGATACGCGCGGACCGCAGCAGAATACCCGCGTTCCTAGAAGAGACCTTACGCATGGAAAGCCCTGTGAAAGCCCACTTCCGAATGGCACGCACGACCACGAAGATCGGCGACGTGGAAGTGCCTGCGGGAACCACGGTGATGTTGCTCCCCGGCGCCTGCAATCGCGACGCGAGGAAGTTCGAGTCGCCGGACACCTTCAATCCCGGACGGCCCAACGTTCGCGAGCAGATCGCCTTCGTCCGCGGCCCCCACTCGTGCCCCGGTGCTCCGCTCGCAAGAGCCGAAGGCCGGATCACGATGATGCGAGTGCTCGACCGCATGGCGGATATCGCAATCTCCGAGGAGCATCACGGGCCGGCCGGCCAACGCCGCTACGACTACGACCCGACGTTCATCCTGCGAGGTCTACGCGAACTTCATGTGACGTTCACACCTGTCGGTTGACGCTCGTCGCCACAAACAACTCCGAATGCGTCTTCAAACTGGAGGTTCCGTGTCTGATCAGAAAGCGACGTCCGATCCGGTGGCGGTGGTCCGCGAATTCTGCGCGCTGATGGAGCGTCGCGATCCTGAAGCGCTGCGTCCACTTCTCGCCGAGAACGCCGTGTACCAGAATGTCGGCATGCCGGCGTTCACGGGCATCGACGCGATCGTGGAGAACATGGGTGCGCAGTTCTCGATGTTCCCAGACGCCTATGCATTCGAGATCGTCAACATCGCCAACGACGGTCCAGTTGTCCTGACCGAACGCCTCGACTACATCCAGGCCTCCGACGGATCCAAGCCTGCAATTCCAGTGATGGGGACCTTCGTCGTTGGAGCTGACGGCAGGATCACCCGTTGGACTGATTACTTCGATGTCACGCTGACGATCAAAGTTCTTCAAGGAGAGGACATCAGCACCCTAGTTCCCGCCCCGCCGCCCAGTTGATCGGCCAGTGACAGGCATCGGGCGGTGAATGCGCACAGGCTGAACGACAAGGTCGGGGCCGTCGAGTCAGGTTTTCTGACCGGGCGTTCGAGAACCTGGCTCCTTGTCGTCTGCTCGCTGGGCGTACTGCTGGTCATCTCTTCGATGGTGGCCTTGAATGCCGCGTTGGGTGCGATTGCGACCGATACCCTCGCAACCCAGGCTCAGCTGACGTGGATTGTCGACGGCTACACGTTGGTGATGGCGTGCCTTTTACTACCGGCCGGCGCATTGGGGGATCGGTACGGCAGGCGCGGAGTCATGCTCGTCGGACTGCTCATCTTCGCCGCAGCGTCGCTGGCGCCGATCTTCTTCGACAGTCCGTTGGCGTTGATCATCGCGCGGAGCATCACCGGAGTCGGTGCGGCGGCGGTATTGCCGGCTACCTTGTCATTGTTGACAGCGGCGTATCCAGACGAGGAGCGCACCAAGGCAATTGGCATCTGGGCGGGTGTCTGTGCATCCAGCGCCATTGTCGGATTCATGGGGACCGCCATCATCACGCAGTTCGGGTCGTGGCGGACCATATTCTGGGCCTTCGCCGGGGCTGCGGTTCTCCTCTTCGCGCTCGCCCTGACCATCACGTCGTCGAAGGACCCCAATCCCACCCCCATCGACTGGTGGGGTGCTCTGCTCATCGGTTCAGCAATAGCTGCGTTCGTCTATGGTGTCATCGAAGCTCCGCTGCACGGTTGGGGTGATCCGCTGGTGTACGGATGCCTGGCCGGTGGAGTCGTGCTCGCGATCGTATTCGGCTTCGTCGAACTTCGGCGGCCGAATCCACTACTCGACATCCGCGTCTTCAAGAAGCCTGACATGCTGACGGGCTCAGTCGGCATGACAACCCTTTTCTTCGCCATC from Mycobacterium sp. SMC-4 includes:
- a CDS encoding limonene-1,2-epoxide hydrolase family protein translates to MSDQKATSDPVAVVREFCALMERRDPEALRPLLAENAVYQNVGMPAFTGIDAIVENMGAQFSMFPDAYAFEIVNIANDGPVVLTERLDYIQASDGSKPAIPVMGTFVVGADGRITRWTDYFDVTLTIKVLQGEDISTLVPAPPPS
- a CDS encoding cytochrome P450; the encoded protein is MTDTDFDTADFFTDESLVPNPYPYFDHLRSKCPVTEATPFKVMAVTGYEEAVSVYKNPAFSSCNSLAGPFSGLPFGPGDADDVTDLIEEHRHIAPMAEHISNQDPPLHARTRSLMNKLITPKRLKENEEFMWRLADEQLDTFIERGSCEFLADYAKPFSLLVIADLLGVPQEDHQEFQVHFGTQIAGELGEGTTELNPLEWLNEKFYAYIEDRRRSPRQDVLTELAEAKYDDGSTPEIEDVMNLSTFLFAAGTETTTKLTSAAVRVLGEDPQLQATIRADRSRIPAFLEETLRMESPVKAHFRMARTTTKIGDVEVPAGTTVMLLPGACNRDARKFESPDTFNPGRPNVREQIAFVRGPHSCPGAPLARAEGRITMMRVLDRMADIAISEEHHGPAGQRRYDYDPTFILRGLRELHVTFTPVG
- a CDS encoding MFS transporter encodes the protein MNAHRLNDKVGAVESGFLTGRSRTWLLVVCSLGVLLVISSMVALNAALGAIATDTLATQAQLTWIVDGYTLVMACLLLPAGALGDRYGRRGVMLVGLLIFAAASLAPIFFDSPLALIIARSITGVGAAAVLPATLSLLTAAYPDEERTKAIGIWAGVCASSAIVGFMGTAIITQFGSWRTIFWAFAGAAVLLFALALTITSSKDPNPTPIDWWGALLIGSAIAAFVYGVIEAPLHGWGDPLVYGCLAGGVVLAIVFGFVELRRPNPLLDIRVFKKPDMLTGSVGMTTLFFAIFGFFFLIMQYMALVMGYTPLQTAVALTPLAIPMMVLAGLTQWFLPRLGLRLSVAGGLAILAAGLLCMRPLGVDSTYFDLAWPMLILSAGMGICNAPATTAITGAVPLSKQGVASAINDTTRELGGALGIALAGSLLAAGYSSAFASSVETLPSTLREPALGSLAQALHIAGGLGPQGGDLARQANDAFLAGMQSSLLFLAVVVFSSAAVVAVWGPGRDGGQWRILRRFTANGSTTHDRSVKRGDEALELRISH